TGAGCTTCGGATTGAACAGGGCAGAAGTCATCGGCCGGCTCGGCGCCGACGTGACCGTGAATCACCTGGTGTCGGGGGGCCGCGTGGCCAATCTCAGCATCGCCACCGACGAGTCGTACATCGACCGGGAAGGCCAGAAGGTCGACAAGACCGAGTGGCACCGCGTCGTCACGTTCCAGCCCGGGCTGGTGGACATGCTGGCCAGGCACGCGCGGAAGGGCCGGCTGGTCTACGTCGCGGGCAAGCTG
This sequence is a window from Gammaproteobacteria bacterium. Protein-coding genes within it:
- the ssb gene encoding single-stranded DNA-binding protein, with translation MSFGLNRAEVIGRLGADVTVNHLVSGGRVANLSIATDESYIDREGQKVDKTEWHRVVTFQPGLVDMLARHARKGRLVYVAGKLQTRRWRKDGEASDRFSTEILLAPGSRIQFLDRPGAPNGNGAHAEAEAAANGSTVPEGGEATDPDMSIPF